A region of Lycium barbarum isolate Lr01 chromosome 3, ASM1917538v2, whole genome shotgun sequence DNA encodes the following proteins:
- the LOC132633231 gene encoding protein DETOXIFICATION 16-like, translating into MEAEYGKSSSVKTPLIIDDREKQCVVDETGNNGGFSKEQIVEEVKKQVWLAGPLVSVTLLQFSLQLIAIMFVGHLGELPLSGASMATSFTSVTGISLLMGMSSALDTFCGQSYGAKQYHMLGIHMQRAMIILSLVSIPLAVIWANTGPILKFLGQDPSISDEAGHYALYFIPGVFAYGLLQCVVRFLQTQSIVIPMVLCAGVTTLIHILVCWILVFKSGLGGKGAALANSISYWLNFLFLALYVKFSPSCAKTWTGLSKEALKDMLTFIKLAIPSAIMVCLEMWSFEFLVLLSGLLPNPQLETSVLSICLNTAATVWMIPFGLSSAISTRVSNELGAGRPQTARLALYVVLAVAVIEGLVLGLAVVLIRNVWGYAYSNETEVVRYIATMMPLLAASNFLDGLQCVLSGAIRGFGWQKIGAIINLGSYYLVGIPPAVLMAFVLHVGGKGLWLGIICALLVQVLSLLFITLRTNWEQEARKAQERVEETTLPVEIVY; encoded by the exons ATGGAAGCAGAATATGGAAAGTCATCCTCTGTAAAGACTCCATTGATCATCGACGACCGTGAAAAACAGTGTGTTGTTGATGAAACAGGAAATAATGGTGGTTTTAGCAAGGAACAGATTGTTGAGGAAGTGAAGAAGCAAGTATGGCTAGCTGGACCTTTAGTCAGCGTTACTCTTTTGCAGTTTTCTTTACAGCTTATAGCCATCATGTTTGTTGGTCATCTTGGTGAATTGCCTCTCTCTGGTGCTTCCATGGCTACTTCCTTTACTTCTGTTACTGGTATTAGTCTCTTG ATGGGAATGTCAAGTGCGCTAGACACATTTTGTGGACAGTCTTATGGAGCAAAGCAGTATCATATGCTTGGCATTCACATGCAGAGAGCAATGATTATACTTTCACTTGTAAGCATACCTCTTGCAGTCATCTGGGCAAACACTGGCCCTATTCTGAAGTTTTTAGGCCAAGATCCTAGTATATCTGATGAAGCTGGTCATTATGCCTTGTATTTTATCCCCGGTGTTTTCGCTTACGGCTTGCTCCAATGTGTTGTGAGATTCTTACAAACACAAAGTATTGTCATCCCTATGGTGCTATGTGCTGGAGTTACAACCTTAATCCACATCCTTGTCTGTTGGATTTTAGTTTTCAAGTCTGGACTTGGTGGCAAAGGAGCTGCTCTAGCAAATTCAATCTCTTACTGGCTTAACTTCTTGTTTTTGGCTCTTTATGTCAAGTTTTCTCCTTCATGTGCCAAGACTTGGACAGGACTGTCAAAAGAAGCTCTCAAGGATATGCTTACTTTCATCAAACTGGCAATTCCCTCGGCCATCATGGTTTG CTTGGAAATGTGGtcgtttgagtttctggttctgctttcTGGCCTTCTTCCTAATCCGCAGTTGGAAACCTCAGTTCTCTCAATCTG TCTTAATACAGCCGCAACAGTTTGGATGATCCCTTTTGGACTCAGTAGTGCTATAAG TACACGGGTCTCAAATGAACTAGGAGCAGGTCGTCCTCAAACTGCACGTTTGGCGCTGTATGTTGTCTTAGCGGTAGCTGTTATTGAGGGGCTTGTGTTGGGGTTAGCGGTGGTTTTGATACGTAACGTATGGGGATATGCTTACAGCAATGAGACTGAAGTAGTTAGATACATAGCCACCATGATGCCACTTCTTGCAGCATCAAATTTCTTGGATGGCCTTCAGTGTGTTCTCTCAG GTGCTATAAGAGGATTTGGATGGCAGAAAATTGGGGCAATTATTAACCTTGGATCCTATTATCTGGTGGGAATTCCTCCTGCTGTCTTGATGGCTTTTGTTCTTCACGTCGGAGGGAAG GGATTATGGTTGGGTATTATATGTGCACTTCTAGTACAAGTATTGTCTCTTCTTTTCATCACCCTACGCACTAACTGGGAACAAGAA gcacGGAAGGCTCAAGAGAGAGTAGAGGAAACAACATTACCAGTGGAGATAGTGTACTGA
- the LOC132631511 gene encoding secreted RxLR effector protein 161-like, translating to MESIPYSSIVGSLMYAQTCTRPDISFVVGMLERYQSNSGIDRWKDAKKVLRYLKGTKDYMHTYRRSNSLEVIGYSDSDHGGCVDTRKSTFGYLFLLAEGAISWKSAKQSVIATSTMEAEFVACFEATIHALWHWNFISELGVVDTITKPLKIYCDNIAAIFFSKNDKYSKGAKHIGLKYFTVKDEVQKQKVLLKHIRTDLMIADPLTKGLQPKIFKEHVHRMGIACTYD from the coding sequence ATGGAGTCAATTCCTTACTCTTCTATtgttggaagtttgatgtatgctcAAACTTGCACAAGACCGGATATTAGTTTTGTGGTCGGAATGCTAGAAAGATATCAGAGTAACTCGGGAATTGATCGCTGGAAAGATGCAAAGAAAGTTTTGAGGTACCTGAAAGGAACAAAGGATTACATGCACACGTATAGGAGATCCAACAGTTTGGAAGTTATTGGATACTCGGATTCAGATCATGGTGGATGTGTTGACACTAGAAAGTCCACTTTTGGTTACTTGTTCCTATTAGCTGAAGGAGCAATATCGTGGAAGAGTGCTAAGCAATCCGTCATTGCTACATCCACAATGGAAGCAGAATTTGTGGCATGTTTTGAAGCCACAATTCATGCATTATGGCATTGGAACTTTATTTCAGAACTTGGGGTTGTCGACACCATTACCAAGCCGCTGAAAATATATTGTGATAATATTGCAGCAATATTCTTCTCCAAGAACGATAAGTACTCCAAAGGTGCCAAACATATAGGATTAAAGTACTTTACCGTCAAGGATGAAGTTCAGAAACAAAAGGTGTTACTTAAGCATATTAGAACTGATCTCATGATTGCAGATCCGTTAACGAAAGGTTTACAACCAAAGATATTTAAAGAACATGTACATAGAATGGGTATTGCTTGTACGTATGATTAA